One genomic segment of Brachyhypopomus gauderio isolate BG-103 chromosome 19, BGAUD_0.2, whole genome shotgun sequence includes these proteins:
- the dhrs12lb gene encoding dehydrogenase/reductase SDR family member 12 — protein MSLYRNVVWFVKGMREYTRGGYESASKNFVANDTDVSVEGLAFMITGGNSGIGKAAAMALAKKGGTVHLVCRNKEKADVAKEEMIRESGNSEIYVHLLDLSETRKVWEFAEAFKKEFSSLNVLINNAGCMVNQRELNTDGLEKNFATNTLGVYVLTKCLIPLLERSRDPRVVTVSSGGMLVQKLDSTDLQTERTVFDGTMVYAQNKRQQVVMMEFLAKAYPRIHFSVMHPGWVDTPAVATAMPEFHQRMRTRLRTVEQGADTVVWLATTHANTSTSGGFYQDRRVVSTHLPLAYTRSSQEEVQEFMSKLETLAMSVRPSSADG, from the exons ATGTCCCTTTACCGAAATGTGGTGTGGTTCGTCAAAGGAATGCGTGAGTACACGAG GGGCGGTTATGAATCGGCCTCTAAGAACTTCGTGGCCAACGATACGGACGTGTCGGTGGAGGGTCTAGCCTTCATGATTACCGGCGGCAACAGCGGCATTGGGAAAGCGGCGGCTATGGCCCTCGCAAAGAAAG GTGGAACGGTTCACCTCGTGTGCCGGAATAAGGAGAAAGCAGACGTAGCCAAGGAGGAGATGATCAGGGAGAGTGGGAACTCT GAGATCTATGTTCACCTGCTGGACCTGTCTGAGACGCGCAAAGTTTGGGAGTTTGCAGAGGCCTTTAAGAAAGAGTTCTCCTCTCTTAATGTCCTG ATTAATAACGCTGGCTGCATGGTGAACCAGAGGGAGCTGAACACTGATGGGCTGGAGAAAAACTTTGCTACCAACACTCTGG GTGTTTATGTCCTCACAAAGTGTCTGATTCCCCTGCTGGAGAGAAGCAGAGACcccagagtg GTCACCGTGTCTTCGGGTGGAATGCTAGTGCAAAAACTTGACAGCACAGATCTACAGACTGAGAGGACAGTCTTCGACGGCACCATGGTCTACGCACAAAACAAG AGGCAGCAAGTGGTGATGATGGAGTTCTTGGCTAAAGCGTATCCCAGAATCCATTTCTCAGTGATGCACCCAGGCTGGGTAGACACCCCAG cTGTTGCCACGGCGATGCCCGAGTTCCACCAGCGTATGCGAACGAGACTGCGGACGGTGGAGCAGGGCGCAGACACGGTGGTGTGGCTGGCCACCACCCACgccaacaccagcaccagtgGAGGCTTCTACCAGG ATCGGCGAGTAGTGTCCACCCACCTACCCCTGGCATACACACGAAGCTCCCAGGAAGAGGTGCAAGAGTTCATGTCCAAGCTGGAGACCCTCGCAATGAGTGTCAGACCATCATCAGCTGATGGCTGA